One Arthrobacter sp. FW306-07-I genomic window carries:
- a CDS encoding DUF808 domain-containing protein: protein MSGGLVALLDDVAALARIAAASVDDVAAGAAKAGTKAAGVVIDDAAVTPQYVSGADPSRELPMIKKIFWGSIRNKLLIILPALLLISAFIPWIIPFILMLGGTYLCYEGAEKVWHKLRGGHHEAEEAPAVERGHDAEATVVKGAITTDFILSCEIMVISMNEVATESIWVRAFILVLVAIAITVLVYGAVGLIVKMDDIGVHLAAKDSARAKRFGHLLVRGMPAVLAAITFVGTIAMLWVGGHIMVQGAHDLGWHAPYDLIHALEHPVAGVAVVGGFLAWLVDTLCSAVIGLAWGLVVMAVIGPLLKVLPFGKAKDHGHGAAGETPDGGGPAGH from the coding sequence GTGAGCGGCGGGCTCGTCGCCCTGCTGGACGACGTCGCCGCCCTGGCCCGCATCGCGGCAGCCTCGGTAGACGATGTGGCAGCCGGTGCCGCCAAGGCTGGTACCAAGGCCGCCGGCGTCGTAATTGACGACGCCGCCGTCACCCCGCAGTACGTGTCCGGGGCGGACCCGTCGCGCGAGCTGCCCATGATCAAGAAGATCTTCTGGGGCTCCATCCGGAACAAACTCCTGATCATTCTCCCGGCGCTCCTGCTGATCAGCGCCTTCATCCCTTGGATCATCCCGTTCATCCTGATGCTGGGCGGCACGTACCTCTGCTATGAGGGCGCGGAGAAGGTCTGGCACAAGCTGCGCGGCGGCCACCATGAGGCCGAGGAAGCGCCGGCTGTGGAACGCGGGCATGACGCGGAGGCCACTGTCGTCAAGGGCGCTATCACCACCGACTTCATCCTGTCCTGCGAAATCATGGTCATCTCCATGAACGAGGTGGCGACGGAATCCATTTGGGTCCGGGCTTTCATTCTGGTCCTGGTGGCGATTGCCATCACAGTGCTTGTGTACGGCGCCGTCGGGCTGATCGTGAAGATGGACGATATTGGAGTCCATCTTGCCGCCAAGGATTCTGCGCGCGCCAAGCGCTTTGGCCACCTCCTGGTAAGGGGCATGCCGGCCGTACTGGCTGCGATTACCTTCGTGGGAACGATCGCGATGCTCTGGGTAGGCGGCCACATTATGGTGCAGGGGGCACACGACCTTGGCTGGCACGCGCCCTATGACTTGATCCACGCACTCGAGCACCCGGTGGCGGGCGTTGCCGTTGTTGGCGGCTTCCTGGCCTGGCTCGTGGACACCCTGTGCTCAGCGGTGATCGGGCTCGCCTGGGGCCTGGTGGTCATGGCTGTCATTGGCCCGCTGCTGAAAGTGCTGCCCTTCGGCAAGGCGAAGGATCACGGGCACGGCGCGGCAGGAGAAACGCCCGACGGCGGTGGTCCCGCGGGCCATTAG
- a CDS encoding spore photoproduct lyase family protein — MEFDRLLQIRRIYAQPAALELPRGREIVARWPGADVVPVESHWNIPDLHGDETNVPRWSRIKTEALVLGVKKSLTVKPNGRSADFIAPSTANGCAMACAYCYVPRHKGYSNPVTVFANIDQIAGTLERHATRQGLKLEPNQCDPELWVYDIGENSDCSVDALISDNVEDLVTLFRELPNAKLSFATKFVNRHMLGWNHGGHTRVRFSLMPADLAKSVDVRTSPVAERLAAINDFVDAGYEVHVNFSPVIITDTWLADWEELLRQLDAALTPAAKAQLAAEVIFLTHNEQLHEVNLGWHPQAENVLWRPDLQEAKVSSNGFSNVRYRARAKAGYVQQLTALIGRIAPYCRIRYAF, encoded by the coding sequence ATGGAATTCGACCGGCTGCTGCAAATCCGCCGCATTTACGCGCAGCCTGCAGCCTTGGAGCTGCCGCGCGGGCGGGAGATCGTGGCACGGTGGCCGGGAGCCGACGTCGTTCCCGTGGAGAGCCATTGGAACATTCCCGACCTCCACGGCGACGAAACCAACGTGCCGCGGTGGTCCCGGATCAAAACCGAGGCGCTGGTCCTCGGGGTCAAGAAGTCCCTGACCGTGAAGCCGAACGGCAGGTCAGCGGACTTCATTGCCCCCTCCACGGCCAACGGATGTGCCATGGCGTGCGCCTACTGCTACGTTCCGCGGCACAAGGGCTACAGCAACCCGGTCACCGTTTTCGCCAATATCGACCAGATCGCCGGGACGCTGGAACGGCACGCCACGCGCCAGGGACTCAAGCTGGAGCCTAACCAGTGCGACCCCGAGCTCTGGGTCTATGACATTGGCGAAAACAGCGACTGCTCGGTGGACGCGCTGATCAGCGACAACGTGGAGGACCTTGTCACGCTGTTCCGGGAACTGCCCAATGCCAAGCTGTCCTTCGCCACAAAGTTCGTCAACCGGCACATGCTCGGCTGGAACCACGGGGGCCACACCAGGGTCCGCTTCTCGCTGATGCCGGCGGACCTGGCGAAGTCAGTCGATGTGCGGACGTCCCCGGTGGCCGAGCGGCTGGCCGCCATTAACGATTTCGTCGACGCCGGGTACGAGGTACATGTGAACTTCTCCCCCGTGATCATTACCGACACGTGGCTGGCCGACTGGGAGGAGCTGCTGCGCCAGTTGGACGCCGCCCTGACCCCTGCAGCCAAGGCGCAGCTGGCCGCCGAGGTCATTTTCCTGACCCACAATGAGCAACTGCACGAGGTCAACCTGGGCTGGCACCCGCAGGCCGAAAACGTCCTGTGGCGCCCTGACCTCCAGGAGGCCAAAGTCTCCTCGAATGGTTTCAGCAATGTCCGGTACCGGGCGCGCGCCAAGGCAGGCTACGTCCAGCAACTGACTGCGCTGATTGGCAGGATCGCACCGTACTGCCGGATCCGGTACGCGTTCTAA